A single region of the Sphingobium sp. TKS genome encodes:
- the istA gene encoding IS21 family transposase, protein MELYLQVRLACADGMSQRAAAKRFNVSRDTVRKMLSFSSPPGYRRQSVPQRPKLDGFVAIIDGWLEGDRSVPRKQRHTAKRVFDRLRTEHGFTGGYTIIKDYIREREQRSREMFVPLAHPAGDAQADFGEALVEIGGVEQKAYFFALDLPHSDACYVRAYPAAVAEAWVDGHVHAFAFFGAVPRSIVYDNDRCLVAKILPDGTRQRATLFSAFLSHYVIRDRYARPGKGNEKGNVEGLVGYCRRNFMVPIPKFPTWEAFNLWLEEQCRKRQQDKVRGQSETIGERLQRDLAAMQPLPATPFEACDQKGGRVSSQSLVRYRTNDYSVPVAWGHQEVWIRAYVDEVVIGCRSEVIARHPRCYAREEVVFDPLHYLPLIEQKINAFDQAAPLQGWDLPEAFTTLQRLMEGRMHKHGRREYVQVLRLLETFTLADLQAAVEQAIDLGAIGFDAVKHLVLCRIERVPPRLDLDVYPFLPRTTVEKTFARAYLSLLSDRQEAA, encoded by the coding sequence GTGGAACTTTATCTTCAGGTCCGTCTGGCTTGCGCGGATGGCATGAGCCAACGGGCGGCGGCGAAGCGTTTCAATGTGTCGCGCGATACGGTACGCAAGATGCTGTCGTTTTCATCGCCGCCGGGTTACCGGCGCCAGTCCGTACCGCAGCGCCCGAAGCTGGACGGGTTTGTGGCGATCATTGATGGATGGCTTGAGGGTGACCGCAGTGTCCCGCGCAAGCAACGCCATACGGCGAAGCGGGTATTCGACCGTTTGCGCACCGAGCATGGTTTCACCGGCGGCTATACGATCATCAAGGATTACATCCGGGAGCGCGAACAGCGCAGCCGGGAGATGTTCGTGCCGCTGGCGCACCCTGCGGGAGATGCGCAGGCCGATTTCGGGGAAGCGCTGGTGGAGATCGGCGGGGTGGAGCAGAAGGCCTACTTCTTCGCGCTCGATCTGCCGCACAGTGATGCCTGCTATGTGCGGGCCTATCCGGCGGCGGTGGCGGAGGCCTGGGTGGACGGACACGTGCATGCCTTCGCGTTTTTCGGCGCGGTACCGCGCTCGATCGTCTATGACAACGATCGCTGCCTTGTGGCGAAGATCCTGCCCGACGGCACGCGGCAGCGTGCCACGCTGTTCAGCGCTTTCCTGTCGCATTACGTGATCCGCGACCGCTATGCTCGCCCGGGCAAGGGGAACGAGAAAGGCAATGTGGAGGGGCTGGTAGGCTATTGCCGGCGCAACTTCATGGTGCCGATCCCGAAGTTCCCGACCTGGGAGGCGTTCAACCTGTGGCTGGAGGAGCAATGCCGCAAGCGCCAGCAGGACAAGGTGCGCGGGCAGAGCGAGACGATCGGTGAGCGGCTGCAGCGCGATCTCGCGGCCATGCAGCCTCTGCCCGCTACACCCTTCGAGGCCTGCGATCAGAAAGGCGGGCGGGTCTCCTCGCAATCCCTGGTGCGCTACAGGACCAACGATTATTCGGTTCCGGTGGCCTGGGGCCATCAGGAGGTCTGGATCAGGGCCTATGTCGATGAGGTGGTGATCGGCTGCCGCAGCGAAGTCATCGCCCGTCATCCTCGTTGCTATGCCCGCGAGGAGGTTGTCTTCGACCCGCTCCATTATCTCCCGCTGATCGAGCAGAAGATCAACGCATTCGACCAGGCTGCGCCTTTGCAGGGCTGGGACCTGCCCGAAGCGTTCACGACACTGCAGCGGTTGATGGAAGGGCGCATGCACAAACATGGCAGGCGCGAATATGTGCAGGTACTGCGCCTGCTGGAAACGTTCACCCTCGCCGATCTCCAGGCGGCGGTCGAACAGGCCATCGATCTTGGCGCCATCGGCTTCGATGCCGTCAAGCACCTCGTCCTGTGCCGGATCGAACGCGTACCGCCCAGGCTGGACCTGGACGTCTATCCCTTCCTGCCACGCACCACGGTCGAGAAGACCTTTGCCAGAGCCTATCTGAGCCTGCTCTCCGACCGGCAGGAGGCCGCATGA
- a CDS encoding chaperone modulator CbpM, with translation MIDLDEFLARSGIDLRSLELWIEREWIIAEQRSATIILSDMDAARARLIRDLKHDFGVNDEGIDIVLHLVDQLHGLRQVVAEARAQAEAQPRRGVRRSRGPRSAPPRPPRKKS, from the coding sequence ATGATCGATCTGGACGAATTCCTGGCGCGCTCGGGCATCGACCTCCGTTCGCTGGAACTGTGGATCGAACGCGAATGGATTATCGCCGAGCAGCGGTCCGCGACGATCATTCTGTCCGATATGGACGCGGCCCGCGCACGTCTCATTCGCGATCTCAAGCATGATTTCGGCGTAAACGACGAGGGCATCGACATCGTGCTTCACCTCGTGGATCAATTGCATGGTCTTCGGCAGGTCGTCGCCGAGGCTCGAGCGCAGGCCGAAGCGCAGCCGCGTCGCGGCGTCCGACGCTCGCGAGGGCCTAGATCGGCCCCACCACGCCCGCCTCGAAAGAAGTCATAG
- the clpB gene encoding ATP-dependent chaperone ClpB, giving the protein MNLEKFTDRAKGFLQSAQTVAIRMSHQRISPEHLLKALLDDEQGMASGLIKAAGGDPAVATRETDIALAKVPSVSGSGAQAAPSLDNDAVRMLDQAEQIAQKGGDSYVTVERLLLALALVSGTAAGKALAAAGVKPEALNAAINALRKGKTADTASAEDRYDALKKFARDLTEAARDGKLDPVIGRDEEIRRTIQILARRTKNNPVLIGEPGVGKTAIAEGLALRIANGDVPDTLKDRALMALDMGSLIAGAKYRGEFEERLKGVLDEVKAAEGHIVLFIDEMHTLIGAGKSEGAMDASNLLKPALARGELHCIGATTLDEYRKHVEKDPALQRRFQPVFVGEPTVEDTISILRGLKEKYELHHGVRITDSALVSAATLSHRYISDRFLPDKAIDLMDEAASRLRMEVESKPEEIENLDRRIIQLKIEREALKKETDKASKDRLAALEQDLANLEQQSAELTSRWQAEKEKIAGESRIKEKLDAARIELEQAQRSGDLAKAGELQYGTIPTLEKELADAEGATEGAMLREEVTSEDIAGVVARWTGIPVERMMTGEREKLLAMEETIGKRVIGQADAVRAVSTAVRRARAGLQDPNRPLGSFLFLGPTGVGKTELTKALAGFLFDDDNAMVRIDMSEFMEKHSVARLIGAPPGYVGYEEGGVLTEAVRRRPYQVVLFDEVEKAHGDVFNILLQVLDDGRLTDGQGRTVDFTNTIIVLTSNLGSQYIAALADNEPVEKVEEQVMEIVRGHFRPEFLNRLDEIILFHRLAADHMAPIVDIQVARVGKLLQDRKITLDLTDAARAWLGRVGYDPVYGARPLKRAVQRFLQDPLADLILQGEIRDGATVHIDESDGALALKVS; this is encoded by the coding sequence ATGAATCTCGAAAAATTCACCGATCGCGCCAAGGGTTTTCTCCAGAGCGCGCAAACCGTCGCGATACGGATGAGCCATCAGCGGATCAGCCCGGAACATCTGTTGAAGGCACTGCTCGATGATGAGCAGGGTATGGCGTCCGGCCTGATCAAAGCGGCGGGGGGCGACCCCGCAGTCGCGACGCGCGAGACCGATATTGCGCTCGCAAAAGTGCCGTCTGTTTCGGGTAGCGGCGCCCAGGCCGCGCCGAGCCTCGACAATGACGCTGTGCGTATGCTCGACCAGGCGGAGCAAATCGCGCAGAAAGGGGGCGACAGCTATGTTACGGTCGAGCGGCTGTTGCTCGCACTGGCGCTGGTCTCAGGCACGGCGGCGGGCAAGGCGCTGGCGGCGGCGGGCGTGAAGCCCGAGGCTCTGAATGCAGCGATCAACGCGCTGCGCAAGGGCAAGACCGCCGACACCGCCTCGGCCGAGGACCGCTACGACGCGCTGAAGAAATTCGCGCGCGACCTCACCGAAGCGGCGCGCGACGGAAAGCTCGACCCGGTCATCGGCCGCGACGAAGAGATTCGCCGCACTATCCAGATCCTTGCGCGGCGCACCAAGAATAATCCGGTGCTTATCGGCGAGCCCGGCGTCGGCAAGACGGCGATCGCCGAAGGCCTTGCGCTGCGCATCGCCAATGGCGACGTGCCCGACACGCTCAAGGACCGAGCGCTCATGGCGCTCGACATGGGCAGCCTGATCGCGGGAGCCAAATATCGCGGCGAATTCGAGGAGCGGCTGAAGGGCGTGCTCGATGAGGTAAAGGCTGCGGAGGGTCATATCGTCCTCTTCATCGACGAGATGCACACGCTGATCGGCGCGGGAAAGTCGGAAGGTGCTATGGACGCCTCCAACCTGCTCAAGCCCGCCCTCGCCCGCGGCGAGCTGCATTGCATCGGCGCGACCACGCTCGACGAGTATCGCAAGCATGTCGAAAAGGACCCGGCGCTGCAGCGGCGCTTCCAGCCCGTCTTCGTCGGCGAGCCGACCGTCGAGGACACGATCTCGATCCTGCGCGGGCTCAAGGAGAAATATGAGCTGCACCATGGCGTGCGCATCACCGACAGCGCGCTGGTCTCGGCGGCGACGCTCTCCCACCGGTATATCAGCGACCGCTTCCTGCCGGACAAGGCGATCGACCTCATGGATGAGGCTGCCTCGCGATTGCGCATGGAAGTCGAGTCCAAGCCCGAGGAGATCGAGAATCTCGACCGGCGCATCATCCAGCTCAAGATCGAGCGGGAGGCGCTGAAGAAGGAGACCGACAAGGCGTCCAAGGACCGACTGGCGGCGCTCGAGCAGGATCTCGCCAATCTCGAACAGCAATCGGCCGAGCTGACGTCGCGCTGGCAAGCCGAGAAGGAGAAGATCGCGGGCGAGAGCCGGATCAAGGAAAAACTCGACGCCGCACGGATCGAACTCGAGCAGGCGCAGCGCTCGGGCGACCTCGCGAAGGCGGGCGAGCTGCAATATGGCACTATCCCGACCCTCGAAAAGGAGCTGGCTGATGCAGAGGGCGCGACCGAGGGCGCAATGCTTCGCGAGGAAGTGACCAGCGAGGATATTGCCGGTGTCGTCGCGCGCTGGACCGGCATTCCGGTCGAGCGTATGATGACCGGCGAGCGCGAGAAGCTGCTCGCCATGGAAGAGACGATCGGCAAGCGCGTCATCGGCCAGGCCGATGCGGTCCGGGCCGTGTCGACCGCCGTGCGCCGCGCGCGCGCCGGTCTGCAGGATCCTAACCGGCCCTTGGGCTCATTCCTGTTTCTGGGTCCAACCGGCGTGGGCAAGACCGAGCTTACCAAGGCGCTCGCGGGTTTCCTGTTCGACGACGACAACGCGATGGTCCGCATCGACATGAGCGAGTTCATGGAGAAGCACTCGGTCGCCCGCCTGATCGGCGCGCCTCCGGGCTATGTCGGCTATGAAGAAGGCGGCGTGCTGACCGAGGCGGTCCGCCGCCGGCCGTACCAGGTCGTCCTGTTCGACGAGGTGGAGAAAGCGCATGGCGACGTGTTCAACATACTTCTCCAGGTGCTCGACGACGGGAGGCTGACCGATGGTCAGGGCCGCACCGTCGACTTCACCAACACGATTATCGTGCTCACCAGCAACCTGGGCAGCCAGTATATCGCGGCCCTCGCCGACAATGAGCCGGTCGAGAAGGTCGAGGAGCAGGTGATGGAAATCGTCCGCGGCCATTTTCGCCCGGAATTCCTCAACCGCCTCGACGAGATCATCCTGTTCCATCGGCTCGCGGCCGACCATATGGCGCCCATCGTCGACATCCAGGTCGCCCGGGTGGGCAAGCTGCTCCAGGACCGCAAAATTACGCTCGATCTTACCGACGCGGCGCGCGCGTGGCTTGGTCGGGTCGGCTATGATCCGGTCTATGGCGCGCGGCCATTGAAGCGCGCGGTCCAGCGTTTCTTGCAGGATCCGCTCGCGGACCTGATTCTTCAAGGCGAAATCCGCGATGGAGCGACGGTCCATATCGATGAGAGCGACGGCGCACTTGCGCTGAAGGTTAGTTGA
- a CDS encoding NAD(P)/FAD-dependent oxidoreductase: MPDKVRIVIVGAGFGGMAAAKALRRSPAQVTLVDRTNHHLFQPLLYQVATAALSPADIATANRVLLRGNPNIHVQMAEVLGVDVAAREVLLDDERRLSYDYLVLATGAAYSFFGNEAWRPYSLVLKSLDDALTIRARLLAAFERAEQSGDPAEVRRLLTFAIVGGGPTGVELAGTIAELARTTLARDFTCIDPRKTRVVLCEAGPRLLAAFDPSLSAYAAEALATLGVEVRTGKAVQAIDATGLMLGDERINTGTVLWCAGTEARPVARWLAAAAAPNGAVKVAADCSVPGHPEIFAIGDVASFDHGGGRPLPGLAPVAKQQGAFVGRLLAARIARRREPEAFRYRDYGTMAVIGRSRAVAVLGGLRLKGFLAWLAWSLVHLMLLVDFRSRLLVYVNWSWAWFTYGRGARLLTGRMQREGKPNGDLKS; encoded by the coding sequence ATGCCGGATAAAGTCAGAATTGTCATCGTTGGTGCCGGTTTCGGCGGGATGGCGGCCGCGAAAGCGCTGCGGCGCAGCCCTGCACAGGTGACACTGGTCGATCGTACCAACCATCACCTGTTCCAGCCACTACTCTATCAGGTTGCCACGGCCGCGCTGTCGCCGGCCGATATCGCGACGGCCAACCGCGTGCTGCTGCGGGGCAATCCCAACATCCATGTGCAAATGGCGGAGGTGCTGGGTGTCGACGTCGCCGCGCGCGAGGTGCTCCTGGATGACGAAAGGCGCTTGTCCTACGACTATCTCGTTCTCGCGACCGGCGCCGCCTACAGCTTCTTCGGGAACGAGGCATGGCGCCCGTATAGCCTTGTTCTCAAATCGCTGGACGATGCGCTCACCATTCGCGCGCGACTCCTTGCGGCGTTCGAACGGGCTGAGCAGTCCGGCGATCCGGCCGAGGTACGGCGTCTGCTGACATTTGCGATAGTGGGCGGCGGGCCGACGGGTGTTGAGCTGGCGGGCACGATCGCCGAGCTCGCCCGCACCACACTTGCGCGCGATTTCACTTGCATCGACCCGCGCAAGACCCGTGTGGTGCTGTGCGAGGCGGGCCCGCGACTGCTGGCTGCCTTTGACCCGTCGCTTTCTGCCTATGCGGCCGAGGCCCTGGCCACGCTCGGAGTAGAGGTGCGGACCGGCAAGGCCGTTCAGGCGATCGACGCCACGGGACTCATGCTGGGAGACGAACGGATCAACACCGGCACCGTGCTCTGGTGCGCCGGAACAGAGGCACGGCCCGTCGCCCGATGGCTCGCTGCGGCTGCGGCTCCCAACGGAGCGGTGAAGGTCGCCGCCGATTGCTCCGTGCCGGGGCACCCGGAGATCTTCGCAATTGGGGACGTTGCCAGCTTTGATCACGGCGGCGGCCGTCCGTTGCCAGGTCTCGCTCCCGTCGCCAAGCAGCAGGGCGCTTTTGTCGGTCGATTGCTGGCCGCACGTATAGCGCGGCGTCGCGAACCTGAAGCGTTCCGCTATCGCGATTACGGCACCATGGCGGTGATCGGCCGTTCCCGCGCAGTGGCTGTACTGGGTGGGTTGAGGCTGAAAGGATTTCTCGCCTGGCTAGCTTGGTCGCTGGTGCACCTGATGCTGCTGGTCGACTTTCGCAGCCGCTTGCTCGTCTACGTGAACTGGTCCTGGGCGTGGTTCACCTACGGGCGCGGCGCGCGACTGCTGACCGGAAGGATGCAGCGAGAGGGCAAGCCAAACGGGGATCTAAAGTCTTGA
- the istB gene encoding IS21-like element ISSsp5 family helper ATPase IstB translates to MSDQAPEILLAHHLKALKLPTCLREHHKLARQCAAEGVDHIRFLARLVEMEMIDRERRMVERRIKAARFPAVKSLDSFDFAAIPRLNKMQVLEMARCEWIERRENAIALGPSGTGKTHVALGLGLAACQKGLSVGFTTAAALVSEMMEARDERRLLRFQKQMAGYKLLIIDELGFVPLSKTGAELLFELISQRYERGSTFITSNLPFDEWTETFGSERLTGALLDRLTHHVSILEMNGESYRLAHSRARKAKTRP, encoded by the coding sequence ATGAGCGATCAGGCCCCGGAGATCCTTCTCGCTCACCATCTCAAGGCGCTCAAGCTGCCTACGTGCCTGCGTGAGCATCACAAGCTCGCGCGGCAATGTGCCGCTGAAGGCGTCGATCATATCCGCTTCCTCGCCCGCCTCGTCGAGATGGAAATGATCGACAGGGAGCGTCGCATGGTCGAGCGGCGCATCAAGGCCGCGCGCTTCCCCGCCGTCAAAAGCCTCGACAGCTTCGACTTCGCCGCCATCCCCAGGCTCAACAAGATGCAGGTGCTCGAGATGGCGCGCTGCGAGTGGATCGAGCGGCGTGAGAACGCCATCGCTCTGGGGCCATCAGGCACCGGAAAGACGCACGTAGCGTTGGGGCTCGGACTGGCAGCATGCCAGAAAGGACTGTCGGTGGGCTTCACCACCGCGGCAGCGCTGGTCAGCGAAATGATGGAGGCCCGCGACGAGCGCCGTCTTCTGCGCTTCCAGAAGCAGATGGCCGGATACAAGCTGCTCATCATCGACGAACTGGGCTTTGTGCCGCTCTCCAAGACCGGCGCGGAACTGCTGTTCGAGCTGATCTCCCAGCGTTACGAACGCGGCTCCACCTTCATCACCAGCAACCTGCCCTTCGACGAATGGACCGAAACCTTCGGATCTGAGCGTCTCACAGGCGCGCTCCTCGATCGCCTGACCCATCACGTCAGCATCCTCGAGATGAACGGCGAAAGCTATCGCCTCGCGCACAGCCGGGCCCGCAAGGCCAAAACCAGACCCTGA
- a CDS encoding DnaJ C-terminal domain-containing protein: MSDPYEVLGVATSATADDIQKAYRKLAKKLHPDLNPGDASAEEKFKKVAGAYDLLSNAEKRKRYDAGEIDETGTERPQQQYYRDYAGSDFGRYASSAGFEDFAAGDDPFADLFRRSTQARANRRGQDLHYRLSISFVESITGGPQRVTLPSGGTLDVTIPAGIVDGQSLRLKGKGAPGTGKGGPGDAFIEIEVRSDPRFIRDGDDITIEVPISLSEAVLGGKIRVPTPTGDVTMTVPAGSNSGSTLRLRGKGAPLPGGGRGDEFVKLRIMLPKPADPDLEQFVSNWEAGKSFNPREAGR; encoded by the coding sequence GTGAGCGATCCATACGAAGTTCTCGGCGTCGCGACGTCCGCCACTGCGGATGACATCCAGAAAGCCTATCGCAAGCTCGCGAAGAAACTCCATCCAGACCTTAACCCAGGCGATGCGTCGGCCGAGGAGAAGTTCAAGAAGGTCGCGGGCGCATACGATCTGCTGAGCAACGCCGAGAAACGCAAGCGCTATGACGCGGGCGAAATCGACGAGACCGGTACCGAGCGGCCTCAGCAGCAATATTATCGTGATTATGCCGGATCGGACTTCGGCCGTTATGCGAGCAGCGCGGGCTTCGAGGATTTTGCAGCGGGCGATGATCCATTTGCAGATCTGTTCCGGCGGAGCACGCAGGCACGCGCCAATCGCCGCGGTCAGGACCTGCACTACCGTCTTTCGATCAGCTTCGTGGAGTCCATTACCGGCGGTCCGCAACGCGTCACCCTCCCTTCCGGCGGCACGCTCGACGTGACGATCCCGGCCGGTATCGTCGATGGCCAGTCCCTGCGGCTAAAAGGCAAAGGCGCGCCGGGCACCGGCAAGGGCGGCCCTGGAGACGCGTTCATTGAGATCGAGGTCCGATCGGATCCCCGGTTCATCCGCGATGGCGACGACATCACGATCGAGGTGCCCATCTCGTTGAGCGAAGCGGTCCTCGGCGGCAAAATCCGCGTGCCGACGCCCACCGGGGATGTGACGATGACGGTCCCCGCAGGCTCAAACAGCGGCAGCACGCTGCGCCTGAGGGGCAAGGGCGCGCCCCTGCCCGGCGGCGGCCGCGGGGATGAGTTCGTCAAGCTCAGAATCATGCTTCCCAAGCCGGCGGATCCCGACCTCGAACAGTTCGTCTCGAACTGGGAAGCCGGAAAGAGCTTCAATCCTCGTGAGGCAGGGCGATGA
- a CDS encoding Gfo/Idh/MocA family protein, which produces MAGKRFGVGIVGLQPGRSWAAIAHVPALRALPNDYEIVGIANTSRESAEKAAAAMEIDRAFADVPELVTAPEVDVVTVTVKVPHHFEIVKAAIDAGKHVYCEWPLGNGLAEAEELARLARAKGVLGVVGTQARVAPEIVHLRRLIEEGFVGEVLSTTLVAWGGGWGGSIPVKQTGAYLLDRANGATLLTIPLGHTLAALRDALGEISELSSVLATRRTTAIALDTGETLPVTAPDQVLVSGILESGAPVSIHYRGGSARDGRGLLWEINGTEGDIRVTGSSGHAQMVQLSLAGGRGDEKELKPIEVPADLRTGWPDDVVPGNVARVYARMAKDLRDGTRTAPPFDDAVAVHRIIAAIEDAAQS; this is translated from the coding sequence ATGGCAGGAAAGCGTTTCGGGGTCGGCATCGTCGGACTCCAGCCGGGCCGAAGTTGGGCGGCCATCGCGCATGTTCCGGCGCTTCGCGCGTTGCCTAACGATTATGAGATCGTCGGCATCGCCAACACTAGCCGCGAAAGCGCCGAGAAAGCAGCCGCCGCGATGGAGATCGACCGCGCATTCGCGGACGTTCCCGAGCTGGTCACCGCGCCGGAGGTCGACGTCGTCACCGTTACGGTGAAGGTGCCCCATCATTTCGAGATCGTGAAGGCGGCGATCGACGCCGGCAAACATGTCTACTGCGAATGGCCGCTCGGCAATGGACTGGCCGAGGCTGAAGAACTTGCCCGGCTGGCGCGGGCGAAGGGTGTTCTCGGCGTGGTCGGAACGCAGGCGCGGGTCGCACCGGAGATCGTCCATCTGCGCCGGCTGATCGAGGAAGGTTTCGTCGGCGAGGTGCTGTCGACGACGCTGGTCGCATGGGGCGGCGGCTGGGGCGGATCGATTCCGGTCAAACAAACCGGCGCGTATCTGCTCGACCGCGCCAACGGCGCCACCCTGCTAACAATCCCGCTGGGCCATACGTTGGCAGCGCTCCGCGATGCGCTGGGTGAGATTTCGGAGCTCTCCTCCGTCCTCGCGACGCGGCGGACAACGGCGATCGCGCTCGACACCGGCGAAACGCTGCCAGTTACTGCGCCGGATCAAGTGCTTGTGAGCGGCATCCTGGAAAGCGGCGCACCTGTTTCGATTCATTATCGCGGCGGCTCTGCGCGGGATGGCCGCGGCCTGCTCTGGGAGATCAATGGCACTGAGGGCGATATCCGCGTGACGGGCTCGTCAGGCCATGCGCAGATGGTCCAGCTCTCCCTCGCGGGCGGACGTGGCGACGAAAAGGAACTGAAACCGATCGAGGTGCCGGCTGATCTGCGCACAGGTTGGCCGGACGATGTCGTGCCCGGCAATGTGGCCCGGGTTTATGCCCGTATGGCGAAGGACCTGCGCGATGGCACCCGCACCGCGCCCCCATTTGACGATGCGGTCGCCGTACATCGGATCATCGCTGCGATCGAGGACGCCGCGCAATCTTAG
- a CDS encoding Crp/Fnr family transcriptional regulator: protein MQAFTSMNGKAALLRLEELELFRSLPDAALTTVRAAMQVDRVASGSVVFEQGERASRAFALGSGSIRISQTGQEGGQAIVRFIAPGEMFGTVPLFTDHLFPANAITAESSVILSWSEQGLVDLMTSYPAIALNVIHVLGTRLGEAQERMRELATLRAEQRLAQAILRLAAQAGSNCPEGTAITIPLRRKDIAEYAGTTLYTASRTLATWEKAGVLTSRGQYITVCQRRSKSRPFGGVKPGHRVTCRGEWREGVARGPLPPALM from the coding sequence ATGCAGGCTTTTACTTCGATGAACGGCAAGGCGGCGCTTCTGCGGCTCGAGGAGCTTGAGCTTTTCCGTTCGCTACCCGATGCGGCTCTTACAACGGTTCGCGCGGCGATGCAGGTTGATCGGGTCGCGAGCGGCAGCGTTGTCTTCGAGCAGGGGGAGCGTGCAAGCCGCGCCTTCGCGCTCGGCTCCGGCAGCATCCGCATTTCGCAGACCGGTCAGGAAGGTGGCCAGGCGATCGTTCGCTTCATCGCGCCGGGTGAGATGTTCGGTACCGTTCCGCTGTTCACCGACCATCTCTTCCCTGCGAATGCGATCACGGCGGAGAGCTCGGTCATCCTCAGCTGGAGCGAGCAGGGCCTTGTGGACCTGATGACGTCATATCCGGCCATCGCTCTCAATGTCATTCATGTGCTCGGAACCCGGCTCGGAGAGGCTCAGGAGCGCATGCGCGAGCTCGCGACGTTGCGCGCCGAGCAGCGTCTGGCGCAGGCTATTCTCAGACTTGCCGCACAAGCGGGATCAAACTGTCCCGAGGGTACGGCGATCACCATTCCGTTGCGGCGCAAGGATATCGCGGAATATGCGGGCACGACATTATACACGGCCAGTCGGACGCTCGCGACATGGGAGAAGGCAGGCGTCCTCACCAGCAGAGGGCAGTATATCACTGTTTGTCAACGGCGGAGCAAAAGTCGGCCATTCGGCGGCGTAAAACCAGGCCATCGTGTTACATGTCGGGGGGAGTGGCGTGAGGGCGTAGCCCGAGGGCCACTCCCCCCGGCATTGATGTAA